DNA sequence from the Halorussus sp. MSC15.2 genome:
CTGTTTCTTCGTCGCGGTTCGCATCGCCGTCTTCGCCATCTTCGCCGTCTTCCGCGTCATCGTCTTCCGTCTCGCTCGCTGACAGTCCCTCGTCGCCGCGCTCCAGCGCCCTCGGCGCGTCGTGGTGGTCGGAGTAGCCGTCGAACCACCGCACGATGCGTTCGAGGCGGTCCACGACGTGGGCGGGTTCGCCGCTTCTCGACAGTTCGTGACCCTCGCGGGGGTACCGAACCAGTCGGGTCTCTACGCCGTTCTTCTTGTACAGCAGGTAGAGCATCTCGGCGTTGTTCACCGGAACCCGGAAGTCGTCGTCGGCGTGGACGAGCAGGGTCGGAGTGTCCACCTCGTCGGCGTAGGCCGTCGGCGACTGCTCCCAGAGGAACTCGGCGTCCTCCGAGGGAGTGGTGTCGAAGTCCCACTCGATGAGTTTGAACGCGTCGGTCGAACCGTAGAAACTGTTGAGTTCGTACACGCCGCGCTGGCTGACCGCACCCGAGAAGCGGTCGGTGTGGCCGACTATCCACGTCGTCATGTAACCGCCGTAGCTTCCGCCCGTGACGAACATGTTGTCCTCGTCCACGTAGTCGCGCTCGGCCACTTCGTCCACGCCGGCCATGACGTCTTCGTAGGCGGGCGGACCCCATTGCCCGCCTTCGAGCGCGGCCATGAACTCCTCGCCGTATCCGGTCGAACCTCGCGGGTTCGACCAGAAGACGACGTAGCCCCGCGCCGCGAGCAGTTGGAACTCGTGCCACATCGTCCCGCTGGTGCTCCACATCGCGTGCGGTCCGCCGTGGATTTCGACCGCGAGGGGGTACTCCTCGTCCGAATCGAAGTCCGGCGGCGTCAGCACCCAGCCCTGAATCTCGCCGCCGGAACCGTTCTCGAACCGAATCTCCTCGGGTCGGGAGACCGCCCGCTCGTCGAGATAGTCGCTGTTGATTCGCGTGAGTCGCCGACTCTCCGCGCCGCCGAGCGTCGAGACGAACACGTCGCCGGGGTGGTCCCACTCCGACCGGACGAACGCCACCTTGTCCTCGCCGACCGTGGCGTCCCCGACGTGACCCTCGCCGACCACGCGCTCGGGGTCGGCGCTGGCGTCGGCCGGTGCACGCCAGACCGCGTAGTCTCCCTCGTCGGGCGTCAGGAAGTAGAGGCTCTCCTCGTCGGGACCCCACTGGACCGCCATCCCCATCGCGAGGGTGCGGTCCAGCGACTCGGTCGGGGTCGTCACTTCGCCGGTCTCGGGGTCCAGCACCTCGATTTCGGTCTGGCGGAGCGTCGCGTTCTCTTCGGGCGTGTAGGCGTACGCGAGTCGCCCGTCGCTCGCGGCCGCGAGCATCGGCGTCCACCCCGTCGTCTGCGTGACGGTTCCGGTCTCCTCGTCGGCGTCGAGGTCGTACTCCGCGACGTCGATGACGATGTTGTCGTCGGGGTCGCCGGTCCGTCGCGCGCCGTAGTAGAGCGTCGTCTCGTCGGTCCACTCGGGTTCCACGTGGTCGTAATCGCCGTCGGTCAGCCGCCGAATCTCGTCGTCCTCTCCTTGTAGGCCCGCGACGTAGACGTGCGAGCGTTTACCGTCGAAGTACCGCTCTCCGGCCCGGTAGACCATCCGGTCGATGACTCGCGGGTCAGGCTCTTCGGGTTCGAAGTCCTCGCCGTCGAGACCCGTGTCGCGGCCCTCCTCGCGGTCTTCCGCCGTGACCTGCTGGACGAACGCGATTCGGTTCCCGTCGGGCGACCACGCTATCTGCGAGACGCCGCCGACCACGTCCGTCACCTGTCGGGCCTCGCCGCCGTCGGTCGGCATCACCCAGAGCTGCGGTCGGTCGTCGTCCGCACCGCGAGTGCTGACGAACGCGAGGCGGTCGCCGCTCGGACTCCACCGCGGCTGGCTGTCCACGCCCTCGCTGACGGTGAACTGCCGCGGGGAGCCGCCACCGACCGGAACGACGTGTATCGCCGCTTCGTACTCGTCGTCGGCCGCGGGGACCTTCCGAACGAAGGCCACGCGCTCGCCGTCCGGCGAGACGCGCGGCGCTTCGACCTGCACAATGTCGTGATAATCGCACGCACGGACCGTTTCCATACGGTTCGACTACGAAGCGACGGACAATAGGGTTTCGATTCGTAACTTGAGCCGCGTTAGCACGGGCGACCGAACGACCGACAAGCCCGTCGGTCGCTCAATCGAACACTACGGGTGCGTCGTCCGAGAACCGGAACGACGCCCGTTCGCCACGCTCCACCCGTTCGCTGCGACCCTGCATGACGACCGACAACTCCAGTCCGTCGCCGACCGAGACCACGTAGTTGGTCTGGTCACCTTGGAAGTAGCGCTCGACGACCTCGCCTTCGAAGGTGGTACCGTCCGAACGGTCGCTCGACGCCGCGTCGCTCTCGGCCAACGAGATGTCCTCCGGCCTGAGCGAGACGGTCACGTCGCCCTCCCGGACCTGCTCGTCGGGAACGAACTGAACGCTTTCGTCGCCGCCGACCGCCACGACGGTCCGGCCGTTCCGGTTCGTCGCGCGGCCGTCGAGCAGGTTGGTGTCGCCGATGAAGTCCGCGACGAACGCGGTCGCCGGGTTTCGATAGATATCCTCGGGTGCGCCGACCTGTTCGAGCTGCCCCTCGTTCATCACGGCGAGGCGGTCCGAGAGGGTCATGGCGACCTCTTGGTCGTGAGTGACGTAGAAGAACGCGCCACGGGTCTTCTCGTGAATCCGCCGCAACTCGACCTGCATCTGCTTGCGGAGTTTGCGGTCGAGACTCGACAGCGGTTCGTCCAGCAGGAGGACGCTGGGTTCGTTGACGAGCGCCCGCGCCAGCGCGACGCGCTGTTGCTGGCCGCCCGAGAGGTCCATCGGGTTGCGGTCCTCGTACCCGCCGAGGTCTACGAGTTCGAGGTAGGTCTCGACTTTCTCCCGGCGAACCTCGGCCTCCGGCTCACCAGCGGACACCTCGTCGGGGTCGAGTCCCATCTTCTTCAGTCCGTACGCCACGTTCTCGCCGACGGTCATGTGCGGGAACAGCGAGAGGTGTTGGAAGACGAGGTTGGTGTCGCGGGCGTCCGGCGGCACGCCCGCCATGTCCCGCCCGTCGATGACGACGTCCCCGTCGGTCGGCGTCTCGAATCCGCTTATCATCCGGAGCGTGGTGGTCTTGCCGCACCCCGACGGCCCGACCAGCGAGAAGAACTCCCCGCGCTCGATGCGGAAGTCGATACCGTCGACCGCCGTCACGTCGCCGAACTCCTTGCGCACGTCGTCGAGTTCTATCAGTGCCTCTCCCCGCGTCGCCGTCCGTTTCTCTCCCTCGGCCGCCATACTGTCCGGTACCCGACGCGGACACAAAACGATAGTTGATTGTGAACACGGCTCGTGATATGGATTAACCGCTGCGATTCGAGTGGAGAACTCGCCCGGTCTCCGCGACGTGAAAATTCGTCGCTGTCCGTCGAATTTACTCTACGTACCGCCCATAATATGGGTCAATTTTTATTACGTTTCCTGAAGCCACTACACCGTGGGTGGGGACACCAAATGACACAATCGAAACGCGGACGAAACGAGCGTAGCGCTGACGCTTCGAGCGACGTGACGCCGTCGAGACGCCGATTTCTCGGTGCGGTCGGCGCGACCGGACTGGCCGGTGCGTCGGTCGTCGGGAGCGTATCCGCACAGACTCCGACGCTCAACGTTCTGACGTGGGAGGAGTACGGCGACCAGAAACTGCTCAAACCCATCGAGGAGCAGGTCGGCGTCAACATCAAAATCACGAAGTCCACGTCGTCGGCCAAGATGTTCTCCAGTTGGAACGCTGGCCAGTACAAGCAGTACGACATCGCCATCCCCAACAACAACTACGTCCCGAAGATGATGAACGCGGACCTGCTGGCTCCGGTCCCGCAGGACGTAGTCACGAACCAGCAGAACATCTACGACACGTTCCAGCAGTTCGCGCAGAACCAGTTCACGAGCGAGGGTGACGCCTACGGGGTGCCGATTCGGTTCGGGTGGTACGGCTACTCCTACGACTCCCGGAAGATTCCGGACCACGACCCGACCTACGAGATTCTGTTCAGCGAGGAGTTCGAGGGCGTCAACCTGAAGAATCAGGTCGTCATGTACGACAACCACTTCAAGGCCATGAGCGCGGCGGCGCTCTACCTCGGGATGCAGGACGCATTCAAGGGGAAGCAAGTCAGCCTCTCCCAGCAGCAGATAGACGAGGTCAAGCAGACGATGATAGACCAGAAGCCGCTGCTGCAGGGGTACATCGCCGCGGACCCGACCTACATCAAGTCGTTCCGACAGGGCAACTTCCTCGTCGGTCAGTCCGGCCGGAACGAAATCGTCGAGATGAAAGTCAACGGCGACGACTGGCCCAAGATGGCCACGCCGAAGGAGGGGTCGCTGGCGTGGTTCGAGTCGGCCGTCGTCTCGAAGGCCTCGAACAACAAGCGGAAAGCGTGGGAGGTCGTCAACGAGTACATCTCGCCGAAACTGGGCGCGACGCTGGCGAAGGTCGGCTACTCGCCCAGCGTCAACCCGGCGACACAGGAGTACCTGACCGAGCGCCAGAACAACCTGTACGGGGCGATAGACCCCAAGCGATTACAGAACTTCATCCCGTTCAAGGCCGTCGAGAACGAGCGGGCGTGGATACAGGCGTGGGAGGAAATCAAGGTCGCCTAACGTGGCTACCGAAACCTCCGAGCGCGGCCAGTCCGCGCGCGAGCAGTTCGTCGGCGCGTTCACCTCGCGGGCGAACAAGTTGGGGATAACCGCCGGACCGGCGCTGGTCTGGCTGTTTCTCCTGTTGCTCACGCCGCTGACGTTCATGGTGGCGGTGAGTTTCACGAACGTCGACCCCCTTACGTACCAGATAATCTGGGAAC
Encoded proteins:
- a CDS encoding S9 family peptidase translates to METVRACDYHDIVQVEAPRVSPDGERVAFVRKVPAADDEYEAAIHVVPVGGGSPRQFTVSEGVDSQPRWSPSGDRLAFVSTRGADDDRPQLWVMPTDGGEARQVTDVVGGVSQIAWSPDGNRIAFVQQVTAEDREEGRDTGLDGEDFEPEEPDPRVIDRMVYRAGERYFDGKRSHVYVAGLQGEDDEIRRLTDGDYDHVEPEWTDETTLYYGARRTGDPDDNIVIDVAEYDLDADEETGTVTQTTGWTPMLAAASDGRLAYAYTPEENATLRQTEIEVLDPETGEVTTPTESLDRTLAMGMAVQWGPDEESLYFLTPDEGDYAVWRAPADASADPERVVGEGHVGDATVGEDKVAFVRSEWDHPGDVFVSTLGGAESRRLTRINSDYLDERAVSRPEEIRFENGSGGEIQGWVLTPPDFDSDEEYPLAVEIHGGPHAMWSTSGTMWHEFQLLAARGYVVFWSNPRGSTGYGEEFMAALEGGQWGPPAYEDVMAGVDEVAERDYVDEDNMFVTGGSYGGYMTTWIVGHTDRFSGAVSQRGVYELNSFYGSTDAFKLIEWDFDTTPSEDAEFLWEQSPTAYADEVDTPTLLVHADDDFRVPVNNAEMLYLLYKKNGVETRLVRYPREGHELSRSGEPAHVVDRLERIVRWFDGYSDHHDAPRALERGDEGLSASETEDDDAEDGEDGEDGDANRDEETGGE
- a CDS encoding ABC transporter ATP-binding protein, with the protein product MAAEGEKRTATRGEALIELDDVRKEFGDVTAVDGIDFRIERGEFFSLVGPSGCGKTTTLRMISGFETPTDGDVVIDGRDMAGVPPDARDTNLVFQHLSLFPHMTVGENVAYGLKKMGLDPDEVSAGEPEAEVRREKVETYLELVDLGGYEDRNPMDLSGGQQQRVALARALVNEPSVLLLDEPLSSLDRKLRKQMQVELRRIHEKTRGAFFYVTHDQEVAMTLSDRLAVMNEGQLEQVGAPEDIYRNPATAFVADFIGDTNLLDGRATNRNGRTVVAVGGDESVQFVPDEQVREGDVTVSLRPEDISLAESDAASSDRSDGTTFEGEVVERYFQGDQTNYVVSVGDGLELSVVMQGRSERVERGERASFRFSDDAPVVFD
- a CDS encoding PotD/PotF family extracellular solute-binding protein; the encoded protein is MTQSKRGRNERSADASSDVTPSRRRFLGAVGATGLAGASVVGSVSAQTPTLNVLTWEEYGDQKLLKPIEEQVGVNIKITKSTSSAKMFSSWNAGQYKQYDIAIPNNNYVPKMMNADLLAPVPQDVVTNQQNIYDTFQQFAQNQFTSEGDAYGVPIRFGWYGYSYDSRKIPDHDPTYEILFSEEFEGVNLKNQVVMYDNHFKAMSAAALYLGMQDAFKGKQVSLSQQQIDEVKQTMIDQKPLLQGYIAADPTYIKSFRQGNFLVGQSGRNEIVEMKVNGDDWPKMATPKEGSLAWFESAVVSKASNNKRKAWEVVNEYISPKLGATLAKVGYSPSVNPATQEYLTERQNNLYGAIDPKRLQNFIPFKAVENERAWIQAWEEIKVA